The proteins below come from a single Candidatus Dormiibacterota bacterium genomic window:
- a CDS encoding efflux RND transporter periplasmic adaptor subunit, with translation MLALAGALAGCGTPSVHDAVVYRAGARAVSDHPGGSGTTAAGITVPVSVDFRDLITDVGVRPGDQVRRGQPLISLDPAPFQLQATQLNAKLQLLGSQIAAATERMKLASGRGDSATATALAEQINSYQGQQAIVQQQIDIAQGRASQILSPIDGVIGQVSIQPGNYASPGQVLVTVLDLSHIQVSAHLPIADRQAVKEGAVADISLTNLTAVGLQGRVVLISAGADLNGQTFQVSIDAPNTPDKRVIPNLKAYVRLTVDHTSPVVISRSAVLNVDQDPTVYLVEGQVVHRQHVEIGVTDGTYVEVLQGLKAGDLVCVLSSGQTFAEGDPIRIVQTQQG, from the coding sequence ATGCTGGCCCTTGCCGGTGCACTGGCCGGCTGCGGCACCCCGTCGGTCCACGACGCCGTCGTCTACAGGGCCGGCGCCCGCGCCGTGTCCGACCATCCGGGCGGCTCCGGCACCACCGCCGCCGGGATCACGGTTCCGGTGAGCGTGGACTTCCGCGACCTCATCACCGACGTGGGCGTGCGCCCCGGCGACCAGGTGCGTCGTGGCCAGCCGCTGATCTCCCTCGACCCGGCGCCCTTCCAGCTGCAGGCGACCCAGCTGAACGCGAAGCTGCAGCTCCTCGGCTCGCAGATCGCCGCCGCCACCGAGCGGATGAAGCTCGCCTCCGGGCGCGGCGACTCCGCGACCGCCACCGCCCTCGCCGAGCAGATCAACAGCTACCAGGGGCAGCAGGCGATCGTGCAGCAGCAGATCGACATCGCCCAGGGGCGGGCCAGCCAGATCCTCTCGCCGATCGACGGCGTGATCGGCCAGGTCAGCATCCAGCCCGGCAACTACGCCTCGCCCGGCCAGGTGCTGGTCACCGTTCTCGACCTCTCCCACATCCAGGTGAGCGCCCACCTGCCGATCGCCGACCGCCAGGCGGTCAAGGAGGGCGCGGTCGCCGACATCAGCCTCACCAACCTGACCGCCGTCGGCCTCCAGGGCCGGGTGGTGCTGATCTCGGCCGGCGCCGACCTCAACGGCCAGACCTTCCAGGTCTCGATCGACGCCCCCAACACCCCCGACAAGCGGGTGATCCCCAACCTCAAGGCGTACGTGCGGCTCACCGTCGACCACACCAGCCCGGTGGTGATCTCGCGCAGCGCGGTGCTGAACGTCGACCAGGACCCGACCGTGTACCTGGTCGAGGGCCAGGTGGTCCACCGCCAGCACGTCGAGATCGGCGTCACCGACGGCACCTACGTCGAGGTGCTCCAGGGGCTGAAGGCCGGCGACCTGGTCTGCGTGCTCTCGAGCGGCCAGACCTTCGCAGAGGGTGACCCCATCCGCATCGTTCAGACGCAGCAGGGCTAG